GGAGTCAAAAAAATCGTAGAATCACAACTACATGTCGATAAGTGTGTATCCGCCCTAACTCCCGAAATCCAGGAAATCCATTTATTTgtaaggttgagatctatagagcgcactctgacttagcttaggacttaaaacagagttaaaacgagacagagctatatctctcacatagatctgtctcgttttaactcaatcttaagtctgagcaaagtcaaagtgcgctctatagatctcagctagTCCTCTTTTATTTATAGAAGTTGTAGTGCATCTCATGGGAGTTCGCGGGCcaatttaaatgaaatgaatttaactAGTTTTTGTGGGATTCATTCCTTCTGCCACACGACTACCCAAATCGGGGTGAACAGTTGTAAGGAGTTCTATTACTTGTTTTTGGACCGGTGGACTGGCAGGGGTCAGCATAGCATTGATAGTCTGAATTGTGCGATCTCGTTCCTCATCCGACAAGTCATCGTAGTAATATGCGGCTTGATCGAAAGTGTACGGTTCTTGTTCTTTGATTTTGATTAAACCTGTCTTTTGCGTCGGTCGGTAGCCGACAGATCCATCGGACGAATCGGAATTGTCGCTGGGAACATGGAATGGGCAGTTAACAGGAATCTGTTTAGCATCTGGCCCCAAGCGCTGCAGTTGCGCATCTCTGTAGGCAAAGCGACGCGCTTCGTACATCCTGTCTGGCGCTCCGTGTATACCGTTTACCAGGTTCGACGGACAAAAGGCCAACTGTTCTATTTCAGCAAAGTAatttttaggatttctattCAAGCACATTTTACCAACGGGGTGTTCGGGAAACTCAGTTTCACTAAGCTTCCTCGTTATATCGAATACGCCGTATCCAAATCTATTCACGTCTTCTTCGGTTACGATCTGTACGGTAACATCCCAACACGGGTAATTACCTTTTTCAATTGATTCGAACAGATCTCTCGAATAATAATCGGGATCCACAAGCTTAATTTTCTCAGCCTCTGCTGCTCCTAAGCCTTTACCGCCCTCGCGTGGTGTCAGATGCCATCTCATGAAACTTTGCACCCCTTGTTCGTTTTCAACCTGCAGCGTGTGGAGGTTGTGGCCGCACATGTGTCGGTAACTGGCGGGCAAACCGCGGTCACCGAACACTATGAGGAACATACTTATCGATTCGGGATGTGCGATTATTATATCCCACAATCCCATCGGATTGAAGAGGTACAGCGCTGGATCTTTTCTCAGCGAATATACGAATTTGGCAAACATAGATGGATCTTTAGTGAAGAAAATAGGCAAATTAAGGCCAGGCAAATCAAAAATACCTTCTTCTGTGTAAAACTTGACCGCGAAACCTCGAGCCCCTCGCTCCAAGTCAGAGCTTCCTACTTCACCGGTTGCTGGTGAAAATCTCACTGCGACTTGCGTCTTCTTTCCTACTTCGCTTAGAAAGCTAGCTTTACAAATATGAGAGATATCATGGGTCACTTCGAAGTATCCGAACGCTCCAGCGCCCTTTGTATGGACGGGGCGACCGACAGTTCTCTCTCGAACATGTGAAGTCAAGCTGTCCATGTAGAAAGTGTTACGTAGCAACGGCTCGTTGAGGGAGTTGTTCGCTTCGCAGTAGGTCACCGGCGCGCCGCTGCTGACACTCATCACACCCAGGGGACTCTGAAACAAAACAACAATATCTGAAGAACTTCACAGGACATACCtatacagtacgcttagtataagattttacgtctcagcAACGTTGCTAgtattcgagaatcgaaacacaataacgtcaaagtaaaatggacctaaagagccttgaattgaagtcaaaaattcaatgccactgattttaatttcgcaacgtttccgcttgaagcgctggctgtagatgtgtagataaacttgagctttaaaacaagtcaGTTAATATTCAGCTTATTATAACACGGAAGTGTtttgacactcgaatactatcaacgttggtgagacattaaaattgttaaagaaggttttgtattaatttatgtgtcactggctgtctattttattctaattccttttaaaatttggaatgtcactctaacatgtcttataataaaaatatgttttctcaaagtatattatttatttaattgaattttatcgatcctaaaacggactctaataaaaatctcggactaagcgtacagtacgcggcagaaagtgatgta
The DNA window shown above is from Maniola hyperantus chromosome 10, iAphHyp1.2, whole genome shotgun sequence and carries:
- the LOC117986150 gene encoding catalase-like, coding for MLAASAAAMEEQYHPAVDNALLSQIRKNSPLGVMSVSSGAPVTYCEANNSLNEPLLRNTFYMDSLTSHVRERTVGRPVHTKGAGAFGYFEVTHDISHICKASFLSEVGKKTQVAVRFSPATGEVGSSDLERGARGFAVKFYTEEGIFDLPGLNLPIFFTKDPSMFAKFVYSLRKDPALYLFNPMGLWDIIIAHPESISMFLIVFGDRGLPASYRHMCGHNLHTLQVENEQGVQSFMRWHLTPREGGKGLGAAEAEKIKLVDPDYYSRDLFESIEKGNYPCWDVTVQIVTEEDVNRFGYGVFDITRKLSETEFPEHPVGKMCLNRNPKNYFAEIEQLAFCPSNLVNGIHGAPDRMYEARRFAYRDAQLQRLGPDAKQIPVNCPFHVPSDNSDSSDGSVGYRPTQKTGLIKIKEQEPYTFDQAAYYYDDLSDEERDRTIQTINAMLTPASPPVQKQVIELLTTVHPDLGSRVAEGMNPTKTS